A DNA window from Candidatus Methylomirabilota bacterium contains the following coding sequences:
- the purQ gene encoding phosphoribosylformylglycinamidine synthase subunit PurQ — translation MRFGVVVFPGTWSDCDFHYVISEVLRQPVSYIWHRESNLSSYDCVVLPGGFSYGDYLRAGAVAGRSPVVEALPEFVARGGLVLGSCNGFQILCEARLLPGALSRNESLQYRCQYVHLRTENADTPFTRAMRPAQVLKMPISHGEGKYYCDGATLRSLREKGQIVFRYCEEDGRLTKDANPNGSLENIAGIVNEEGTVLGLMPHPERAAEKAVGGIDGLLIFNSLLGSLVEDGTFLKR, via the coding sequence ATGAGATTCGGCGTGGTGGTGTTCCCAGGCACGTGGAGCGACTGCGATTTTCACTATGTGATCAGCGAGGTGCTCCGGCAGCCGGTCAGCTACATCTGGCATCGCGAGTCCAACCTTTCCAGCTACGACTGCGTGGTCCTGCCCGGGGGCTTCTCCTACGGTGACTATCTCCGAGCGGGTGCGGTGGCGGGCCGCTCGCCGGTGGTGGAGGCGCTGCCCGAGTTCGTCGCGCGTGGCGGCCTCGTGCTCGGCTCGTGCAACGGCTTCCAGATTCTTTGCGAGGCGCGGCTGCTGCCCGGCGCGCTCTCCCGCAACGAGTCCCTCCAGTACCGCTGCCAGTACGTGCACCTCCGCACCGAGAACGCGGATACGCCCTTCACCCGCGCCATGCGCCCGGCCCAGGTCCTCAAGATGCCGATCTCGCACGGCGAGGGGAAGTACTACTGCGATGGGGCCACCCTGCGGAGCCTGCGCGAAAAGGGCCAGATCGTGTTCCGCTACTGCGAGGAGGACGGCCGTCTCACGAAGGACGCCAACCCCAACGGCTCGCTGGAGAACATCGCGGGCATCGTCAACGAGGAAGGGACCGTGCTGGGGCTGATGCCCCATCCCGAGCGCGCGGCCGAGAAGGCCGTGGGCGGCATTGACGGGCTCCTGATCTTCAATTCCCTCCTCGGCAGCCTCGTCGAGGACGGCACGTTCCTCAAGCGATAG
- the rpsO gene encoding 30S ribosomal protein S15 has protein sequence MRLSVEKKKSLVEQFRTHEGDTGSPEVQIALLSERITGLTDHFKNHQKDHHSRRGLLMLIGKRRGLLEYLRKKDAERYRALTEKLGIRK, from the coding sequence ATGCGTCTGTCCGTCGAGAAGAAGAAAAGCCTCGTGGAGCAGTTCCGCACCCACGAGGGCGATACGGGGTCGCCGGAAGTACAGATCGCGCTCTTGTCCGAGCGCATCACCGGCCTCACCGATCACTTCAAGAACCACCAGAAAGACCATCACTCCCGGCGGGGGCTCCTCATGCTCATCGGCAAGCGCCGTGGGCTGCTCGAGTATCTCCGCAAGAAGGACGCGGAGCGCTACCGGGCCTTGACCGAAAAGCTCGGGATCCGCAAGTGA
- the purF gene encoding amidophosphoribosyltransferase gives MRDIWAETAELDDDKFHDECGLFGVWNHAEAANVTYLGLYSLQHRGQESAGIAATDGQSFHVEKAMGWVADVFSRDRLKRLPGHRAIGHVRYSTAGSSNLRNAQPISAQTVHGTVALAHNGNLVNAEALRRSLEQDGAVFQSTSDTEVMIHLLARAEGGTLVDQLARALTKVKGAYTLLLLTPDFMMGLRDPSGFRPLSLGKLGDSWILASETCALDLLEAEFVRDVEPGEMVVIDDNGVTSFRPFKPAERLACVFEYVYFARPDSMLWGRNVHAVRKALGHQLAREYPIEADLVIAVPDSGVSAALGYAEESGIPYDSGLIRNHYVGRTFIEPSQGIRHFGVKVKLNPNREVLAGKRVVVIDDSIVRGTTSRKIVKMIRTAGAREVHMRISSPPIQWPCYYGIDTPTRKELIGASHDVNEITRYLSADSLGYLSLEGMLKATGNDPNHFCHACFTGQYKVGFEQEDASQLKLFDA, from the coding sequence TTGCGCGACATCTGGGCTGAGACGGCCGAGCTCGACGACGACAAGTTCCACGACGAGTGCGGCCTGTTTGGCGTGTGGAATCACGCCGAGGCTGCCAACGTCACCTATCTCGGTCTCTACTCGCTGCAGCACCGCGGCCAGGAATCGGCGGGCATCGCCGCCACCGACGGGCAGAGCTTCCACGTGGAGAAGGCGATGGGCTGGGTGGCGGACGTGTTCAGCCGCGACCGGCTCAAGCGCCTGCCCGGCCACCGCGCCATCGGCCACGTGCGCTACTCGACGGCGGGCAGCTCCAATCTCCGCAACGCGCAGCCCATCAGCGCCCAGACCGTGCATGGCACGGTGGCGCTGGCCCACAACGGCAACCTGGTGAACGCGGAAGCGCTGCGGCGAAGCCTCGAGCAGGACGGCGCGGTGTTCCAGTCCACGTCGGACACCGAGGTGATGATCCACCTCCTCGCCCGCGCCGAGGGGGGGACCCTCGTGGATCAGCTGGCGCGGGCGCTCACCAAGGTGAAGGGCGCCTACACGCTGCTGCTCCTCACGCCCGACTTCATGATGGGGCTGCGCGATCCCTCGGGCTTCCGCCCGCTGTCGCTGGGCAAGCTCGGCGACTCCTGGATCCTCGCCTCCGAGACCTGCGCGCTGGACCTCCTCGAGGCGGAGTTCGTCCGCGACGTCGAGCCCGGCGAGATGGTGGTGATCGACGACAATGGCGTGACGAGCTTCCGCCCGTTCAAGCCCGCGGAGCGGCTGGCCTGCGTGTTCGAGTACGTCTACTTCGCGCGCCCGGACTCGATGCTGTGGGGGCGGAACGTCCACGCGGTGCGGAAGGCGCTGGGGCACCAGCTCGCCCGCGAATATCCGATCGAGGCCGATCTCGTCATCGCGGTCCCCGACTCGGGCGTGAGCGCGGCGCTGGGCTATGCGGAGGAGTCGGGCATCCCGTACGACAGCGGGCTCATCCGCAACCACTACGTGGGGCGGACCTTCATCGAGCCGAGCCAGGGCATCCGCCACTTCGGGGTCAAGGTGAAACTCAACCCGAACCGCGAGGTGCTGGCCGGGAAGCGTGTCGTCGTGATCGACGACTCCATCGTGCGCGGCACCACCAGCCGGAAGATCGTCAAGATGATCCGGACGGCGGGCGCGCGCGAGGTGCACATGCGGATCTCGTCGCCGCCCATCCAATGGCCGTGCTACTACGGCATCGACACGCCGACGCGGAAGGAGCTGATCGGCGCGAGTCACGACGTGAACGAGATCACGCGCTATCTCAGCGCGGATTCCCTGGGCTACCTCTCGCTCGAGGGCATGCTGAAGGCGACGGGCAACGACCCGAACCACTTCTGTCACGCCTGCTTCACCGGCCAGTACAAGGTGGGCTTCGAGCAGGAGGACGCCTCGCAGCTCAAGCTGTTCGACGCCTGA
- the purL gene encoding phosphoribosylformylglycinamidine synthase subunit PurL yields MTWAEPKVTKELALSHGLTAEEYDRIIRRLGREPSFTELGLFSALWSEHCAYKHSRVFLRGLPTQAPHVLQGPGENAGIVDLGDGLALTFKIESHNHPSFIEPFQGAATGVGGILRDIFTMGARPIAVLDSLRFADPRDAKARRLLEGVVSGISWYGNCFGVPNLGGEVGFAPEYAGNPLVNAMAVGLVPRDRIFRARAEGVGNPVFYVGAKTGRDGIHGATMASATFDEGAEERRPTVQVGDPFTEKLLLEACLEAMATGAVLGIQDMGAAGLACACSEMPARAGTGMEVDLDRVPQRERNMTPYEIMLSESQERMLLVSARGREDEIRAVFAKWELDAVEIGRVTGDGMLRARMHGEVVAEVPVKALADEAPVYEKPVARPDWQDALEAFDPLTLPPVPSERALLALLATPAIASKLWVYRQYDTQVGINSLVLPGSDAGVLRIKGTPKGVAVTTDCNARQVYLDPRRGAAMAVAEAARNLSVSGARPLGLTDCLNFGSPERPEILWQFKEAVAGIAEACRALDIPVVGGNVSFYNETLGQAILPTPVIGMAGLLEDVEARATQWFQQEGDRIALIGPDAVSLGGSEYLWALHRRAAGRLAPLDLGLERRVQEACRASIGARLLRSAHDCAEGGLAVALAEACVTGPAALGAAVELPAAGEREDLALFGEGPSRVVVSVPAAAARAFEALVGEFAVPWRWIGRVQGERLMIRRDGQVALDVAVDRLDNEWRSGLARHLG; encoded by the coding sequence GTGACCTGGGCCGAGCCTAAGGTCACGAAAGAGCTCGCCCTCAGCCACGGCCTCACCGCCGAGGAGTACGACCGCATCATCCGACGGCTCGGACGCGAGCCGAGCTTCACCGAGTTGGGCCTCTTCTCCGCGCTCTGGTCCGAGCACTGCGCCTACAAGCACTCGCGCGTGTTCCTCCGCGGGCTGCCCACCCAGGCCCCGCACGTGCTCCAGGGTCCCGGCGAGAACGCGGGCATCGTCGACCTCGGTGACGGTCTCGCCCTGACGTTCAAGATCGAGAGCCACAACCACCCCTCGTTCATCGAGCCTTTCCAGGGCGCGGCCACCGGTGTGGGCGGGATCCTGCGCGACATCTTCACCATGGGTGCGCGGCCCATTGCGGTGCTTGATTCGCTGCGCTTTGCCGATCCCCGCGACGCCAAGGCGCGCCGTCTTCTGGAAGGCGTGGTGTCGGGCATCTCGTGGTACGGCAACTGCTTCGGCGTGCCGAATCTCGGAGGGGAGGTCGGCTTCGCGCCCGAGTACGCCGGCAATCCCCTCGTCAATGCGATGGCGGTGGGCCTGGTCCCCCGCGACCGCATCTTCCGCGCGCGCGCCGAGGGCGTGGGCAACCCCGTCTTCTACGTGGGCGCCAAGACCGGGCGCGACGGCATTCACGGCGCCACGATGGCCTCCGCGACCTTCGACGAGGGCGCGGAGGAGCGGCGCCCCACCGTGCAGGTGGGGGATCCCTTCACGGAGAAACTGCTGCTCGAGGCGTGCCTCGAGGCGATGGCCACCGGCGCGGTGCTGGGCATCCAGGACATGGGCGCGGCGGGGCTCGCCTGCGCCTGCTCGGAGATGCCGGCGCGCGCAGGCACCGGCATGGAAGTCGACCTCGACCGCGTGCCCCAGCGCGAGCGGAACATGACGCCGTACGAGATCATGCTGTCGGAGTCGCAGGAGCGGATGCTCCTCGTGAGCGCGCGGGGCCGCGAAGACGAGATCCGGGCGGTGTTCGCCAAGTGGGAGCTGGACGCCGTCGAGATCGGGCGCGTGACCGGCGACGGCATGCTCCGTGCGCGCATGCACGGCGAGGTGGTGGCGGAGGTGCCGGTGAAGGCGCTCGCCGACGAGGCGCCGGTGTACGAGAAGCCGGTGGCGCGGCCGGACTGGCAGGACGCGCTCGAGGCCTTCGACCCGCTGACGCTGCCCCCGGTCCCGTCCGAGCGCGCGCTCCTCGCCTTGCTCGCGACCCCGGCCATCGCCTCCAAGCTCTGGGTGTACCGGCAGTACGATACCCAGGTCGGGATCAACTCGCTGGTGCTGCCGGGCTCGGACGCCGGCGTGCTCCGGATCAAGGGCACTCCCAAGGGTGTCGCCGTCACCACCGACTGCAATGCCCGACAGGTCTACCTCGACCCCCGTCGGGGCGCCGCCATGGCCGTGGCCGAGGCCGCCCGCAACCTCTCGGTCTCCGGAGCGCGGCCTCTCGGCCTCACCGACTGTCTCAACTTCGGCTCGCCCGAGCGCCCGGAGATCCTGTGGCAGTTCAAGGAGGCGGTGGCGGGGATCGCCGAGGCCTGCCGCGCGCTGGACATCCCGGTGGTCGGCGGCAACGTCTCCTTCTACAATGAGACTCTCGGCCAGGCGATCCTGCCCACTCCGGTGATCGGGATGGCGGGGCTCCTGGAGGACGTCGAGGCGCGGGCCACCCAGTGGTTCCAGCAGGAGGGGGACCGCATCGCCCTCATCGGGCCGGACGCGGTGAGCCTGGGCGGGTCGGAGTATCTCTGGGCGCTGCATCGGCGCGCGGCGGGGCGGCTGGCTCCGCTCGACCTGGGCCTCGAGCGCCGGGTGCAGGAGGCCTGCCGCGCGTCCATCGGGGCGCGCCTGCTGCGCTCCGCGCACGACTGCGCCGAAGGCGGGCTCGCGGTGGCGCTTGCGGAGGCGTGCGTCACCGGCCCGGCGGCCCTGGGCGCGGCGGTGGAGCTGCCGGCAGCGGGGGAGCGCGAGGATCTCGCGCTGTTCGGCGAGGGGCCGTCGCGGGTGGTCGTGTCGGTGCCGGCCGCGGCGGCGCGGGCTTTCGAGGCTCTGGTGGGCGAGTTCGCGGTGCCGTGGCGGTGGATCGGGCGCGTGCAGGGGGAGCGGCTGATGATCCGGCGGGATGGGCAGGTGGCGCTGGACGTGGCCGTGGACCGGCTGGACAACGAGTGGAGGAGCGGGCTTGCGCGACATCTGGGCTGA
- the purS gene encoding phosphoribosylformylglycinamidine synthase subunit PurS yields MKARVLVRLKPGILDVQGTSVKRALEGLGFGEVRELRVGKVLDLEVEAPDAARARRRVEEMCARLLANPVTEDFTVEILTES; encoded by the coding sequence GTGAAAGCGCGCGTGCTCGTCCGGCTCAAGCCGGGCATTCTCGACGTGCAGGGGACTTCCGTGAAGCGCGCGCTGGAAGGCCTGGGCTTCGGCGAGGTCCGCGAGCTGCGGGTCGGCAAGGTCCTGGACCTCGAGGTGGAGGCCCCCGACGCCGCCCGCGCACGCCGCCGCGTGGAGGAAATGTGCGCTCGCCTCCTCGCCAACCCCGTCACCGAGGACTTCACGGTCGAGATCCTGACCGAGAGCTGA
- the purB gene encoding adenylosuccinate lyase, with protein MIDRYSRPEMARIWSQEAKYANWLRVELAVCEVYARRGLIPGDALNRIKAKARVDPYRIDEIEQTTRHDVIAFLTNLEESIGTDSRYVHIGMTSSDVLDTALALSLQEASDLLLAGLERLRGALRALAITHKRTLCVGRSHGIHAEPMTFGLKAALWYAEAGRNLERLRRARETVRVGKISGAVGTFAHIDPDVEEEACHLLGLEPAPVSSQIVQRDRHAEFVATLAIVAASLEKIAVEIRSLQRTEIGEVEEPFAEGQKGSSAMPHKRNPVGSENITGLARLVRANAGAAFENVALWHERDISHSSVERVILPDSTILVDYMLHRFSGILEGLRVYPERMRENIERSFGLMYSQRVLLRLTGAGLARQAAYEIVQRNAMRAWTDRRSFQTLLAADPGVTAHLDADALAECFDPAWYLRNVDAIYRRLNLS; from the coding sequence ATGATCGACCGCTACAGCCGCCCCGAGATGGCCCGGATCTGGAGCCAGGAGGCGAAGTACGCCAACTGGCTGCGCGTCGAGCTGGCCGTCTGCGAGGTCTACGCCCGGCGGGGCCTCATCCCCGGCGATGCGCTGAACCGGATCAAGGCCAAAGCCAGGGTCGACCCCTATCGTATCGATGAGATCGAGCAGACCACGCGTCACGATGTGATCGCCTTCCTCACCAACCTCGAGGAGTCGATCGGGACCGACTCGCGCTACGTCCACATCGGCATGACCTCGTCGGACGTGCTCGACACCGCGCTGGCGCTCTCGCTCCAGGAGGCCTCCGACCTGCTCCTCGCCGGGCTCGAGCGGCTGCGCGGCGCCCTGCGCGCGCTCGCCATCACCCACAAGCGCACCCTCTGCGTGGGCCGGAGCCACGGCATCCATGCCGAGCCGATGACGTTTGGCCTCAAGGCCGCCCTTTGGTACGCGGAGGCCGGGCGCAACCTCGAGCGGCTGCGTCGGGCCCGCGAGACGGTGCGGGTGGGGAAGATCTCGGGGGCGGTGGGCACCTTCGCCCACATCGACCCCGACGTCGAGGAGGAGGCCTGCCATCTGCTCGGGCTCGAGCCGGCGCCGGTGTCCAGCCAGATCGTGCAGCGCGACCGCCACGCCGAATTCGTGGCGACGCTCGCCATCGTCGCCGCCTCGCTGGAGAAGATCGCGGTGGAGATCCGCTCGCTCCAGCGCACCGAGATCGGCGAGGTCGAGGAGCCGTTCGCGGAGGGCCAGAAGGGCTCGAGCGCGATGCCCCACAAGCGCAACCCCGTGGGCTCGGAGAACATCACCGGGTTGGCGCGCCTCGTTCGCGCCAACGCGGGCGCCGCCTTCGAGAACGTGGCGCTGTGGCACGAGCGCGACATCAGCCACTCCTCGGTGGAGCGCGTGATCCTGCCCGACTCGACGATCCTGGTCGACTACATGCTCCACCGCTTCTCGGGAATCCTCGAGGGGCTCCGGGTCTACCCCGAGCGCATGCGCGAGAACATCGAGCGGAGCTTCGGCCTCATGTACTCGCAGCGCGTGCTGCTGCGCCTCACCGGCGCGGGCCTCGCACGGCAGGCCGCGTACGAGATCGTGCAGCGGAACGCCATGCGGGCGTGGACTGACCGCCGGTCCTTTCAGACGCTGCTCGCCGCCGATCCCGGGGTGACCGCCCATCTCGATGCCGACGCGCTGGCCGAGTGCTTCGATCCCGCCTGGTACCTGCGGAACGTGGACGCGATCTACCGCCGGTTGAACCTTTCGTGA
- the pnp gene encoding polyribonucleotide nucleotidyltransferase, with product MTHSVQTSISGTTLSIETGKVAKQSDGAVVVRAGGTMVLSTVVYAKAPMEGRDFLPLTVEYRERAYAGGKIPGGFFKREGRPDEKETLTCRLIDRPVRPLFPKNFRNEIQVINFVISADNEHDPDVLAMVGTSAALALSGLPYDGPIGAVRVALVDGKLVANPTYAQLNGSPLEIVIAGTEDAILMVESGGKEIPEEKMLEALAFGHEQCKALARIQKDLMAKTGRPRIAFDADAGADPALAARVKELASAKIAQALSIHEKQARARAIEAVFEEVSQAVGADESSLPKVRDYFEKVEKAEVRRLIVDKGIRVDGRSVKEVRPIWSEVEYLPRAHGSALFTRGETQALVAATLGTKNDEQKIESFEGDIYRRFMLHYNFPPFSTGEVKRFGTTSRRETGHGALAHRAIEAVLPSKEEFPYTIRVVSDILESNGSSSMATVCGASMALMDAGAPLKSPVAGIAMGLVKEGDRVGILTDIMGTEDHYGDMDFKVAGTEKGITALQMDIKIKGVSIDIMRQALAQAREARLHVLEKMAETIKGPRATLSPYAPRFVTIKIRPEKIREIIGPGGKVIRGIQEKTGAKIDVEDDGKVTIFSSSNDAAQAALGMIQDICREVELDRIYVGKVKSIKEFGAFVEVIPGTEGLLHISQIAENRIRAVSDVLTEGDTVVVKVIEIDGNGKMRLSRKTALRDQPALAEKEQLKVAPSGAS from the coding sequence ATGACTCACTCTGTTCAGACATCCATCAGCGGCACCACCCTCTCGATCGAGACGGGCAAGGTTGCCAAGCAATCCGACGGCGCAGTCGTGGTGCGCGCCGGCGGCACCATGGTCCTCTCCACCGTCGTCTACGCGAAGGCGCCCATGGAGGGCCGCGACTTCCTGCCGCTGACCGTGGAGTATCGGGAGCGCGCCTACGCGGGCGGCAAGATACCCGGCGGCTTCTTCAAGCGCGAAGGCCGCCCCGATGAGAAGGAGACCCTGACCTGCCGGCTCATCGACCGGCCGGTGCGCCCGCTCTTCCCCAAGAACTTCCGGAACGAGATCCAGGTCATCAACTTCGTCATCTCCGCCGACAACGAGCACGACCCCGACGTGCTCGCCATGGTGGGAACGTCCGCGGCGCTGGCGCTTTCGGGCCTCCCCTACGACGGCCCGATCGGGGCGGTGCGGGTCGCCCTGGTCGACGGCAAGCTCGTGGCCAATCCCACCTACGCGCAGCTCAACGGCTCCCCGCTCGAGATCGTGATCGCGGGCACCGAGGACGCGATCCTCATGGTGGAGTCCGGCGGCAAGGAGATCCCCGAGGAGAAGATGCTCGAGGCCCTCGCCTTCGGCCACGAGCAGTGCAAGGCGCTGGCCCGCATCCAGAAGGACCTGATGGCCAAGACGGGGAGGCCCCGCATCGCGTTCGACGCCGATGCCGGCGCCGATCCGGCCCTTGCCGCACGGGTGAAGGAGCTCGCCTCCGCCAAGATCGCGCAGGCCCTGTCCATCCATGAGAAGCAGGCGAGGGCCCGCGCCATCGAGGCCGTGTTCGAAGAGGTGAGCCAGGCGGTGGGGGCCGACGAGTCCTCGCTCCCCAAGGTGCGCGACTACTTCGAGAAGGTCGAAAAGGCCGAGGTCCGCCGCCTCATCGTTGACAAGGGGATCCGCGTCGACGGGCGCAGCGTGAAGGAGGTCCGGCCGATCTGGTCCGAGGTCGAGTATCTTCCGCGGGCCCACGGCTCCGCGCTCTTCACCCGGGGCGAGACCCAGGCCCTGGTGGCGGCCACGCTTGGCACCAAGAACGACGAGCAGAAAATCGAGTCATTCGAGGGAGATATATACCGTCGATTCATGCTGCACTATAACTTCCCACCGTTCTCCACGGGTGAGGTGAAGCGCTTCGGCACGACCAGCCGGCGCGAGACCGGCCACGGGGCCCTGGCGCACCGGGCCATCGAAGCGGTGCTGCCGTCCAAGGAGGAATTCCCCTACACGATCCGCGTCGTCTCGGACATCCTCGAGTCCAACGGCTCGTCCTCCATGGCCACGGTCTGCGGGGCCTCGATGGCCCTCATGGACGCGGGCGCGCCGCTCAAGTCGCCGGTCGCCGGGATCGCGATGGGGCTGGTGAAGGAGGGCGACAGGGTCGGTATCCTGACCGACATCATGGGCACCGAGGACCACTACGGCGACATGGACTTCAAGGTGGCCGGCACCGAGAAGGGCATCACCGCGCTCCAGATGGACATCAAGATCAAAGGTGTGTCCATCGACATCATGCGCCAGGCGCTCGCCCAGGCGCGCGAGGCACGCCTGCACGTGCTCGAGAAGATGGCCGAGACCATCAAGGGGCCGCGGGCGACGCTGTCGCCGTACGCGCCGCGCTTCGTCACGATCAAGATACGCCCCGAGAAGATCCGCGAGATCATCGGCCCCGGCGGCAAGGTCATCCGCGGCATCCAGGAGAAGACCGGCGCCAAGATCGACGTCGAGGACGACGGCAAGGTGACGATCTTCTCGTCCAGCAACGACGCCGCCCAGGCCGCCCTCGGGATGATCCAGGACATCTGCCGCGAGGTGGAGCTGGACCGGATCTACGTGGGCAAGGTGAAGAGCATCAAGGAGTTCGGGGCGTTCGTCGAGGTGATCCCGGGAACGGAAGGGCTGCTGCACATCTCCCAGATCGCCGAGAATCGGATCCGCGCGGTGTCGGACGTCCTCACCGAGGGCGACACCGTGGTGGTCAAGGTCATCGAGATCGACGGCAACGGGAAGATGCGTCTGTCGCGGAAGACCGCGCTGCGCGATCAGCCCGCGCTGGCGGAAAAGGAGCAGCTCAAGGTCGCGCCGTCCGGAGCCTCGTAG
- a CDS encoding pitrilysin family protein, which yields MPEGYRKSVLPNGIRLVTEAMPHVRSVAVGVWVDTGSRVEPEDRGGISHLIEHLVFKGTAIRSAEAIARAIDSVGGHMDAFTAKEHTCFYVGVLDEHLPLAVDLLTDILMQPLLSADDIEKEKSVVLQEIKMVEDTPDDLIHDLHAEQVWAGHPLGRPILGAWDRVKEFDRATILRHFQEEYVPGRITVAVAGHVEHDRVRDLFAARVDGWERPAAPRTLTAPTLHPGIHLVAKALEQVHLVLGFPGVADTSPERYALYLLNDVIGGSMSSRLFQEVRERQALVYSVHSGTQPYRDTGLLYVYAGTEPANYAKVLRAVMKEVRAIKKDGIAAEELRRAKDHLKGNLMLSLESTSSRMNRLAKQELRFGSFLTLDDMLSAFDDVRPEEVEALLHRVFDEDLLTLMTLGPVDKRNLPRDIFAR from the coding sequence GTGCCGGAAGGCTACCGGAAGTCCGTTCTCCCCAACGGCATCCGCCTCGTCACCGAGGCCATGCCCCACGTGCGCTCGGTGGCGGTGGGGGTGTGGGTCGACACCGGGTCGCGGGTCGAGCCGGAGGACCGGGGCGGGATCTCCCACCTCATCGAGCACCTCGTGTTCAAAGGGACGGCCATCCGCTCGGCGGAGGCGATCGCCCGCGCCATCGACTCGGTGGGGGGTCACATGGACGCCTTCACCGCGAAGGAGCACACCTGCTTCTACGTGGGCGTGCTGGATGAGCATCTCCCGCTCGCCGTGGATCTCCTCACCGACATCCTCATGCAACCCCTCTTGTCCGCGGACGACATCGAAAAGGAAAAGTCGGTGGTCCTCCAGGAGATCAAGATGGTGGAGGATACGCCCGACGACCTGATCCACGATCTCCACGCGGAGCAGGTCTGGGCAGGGCATCCGCTGGGCCGGCCCATCCTGGGCGCATGGGATCGCGTGAAGGAGTTCGACCGCGCCACCATCCTCCGGCACTTCCAGGAGGAGTACGTGCCCGGGCGCATCACGGTGGCGGTGGCCGGGCACGTCGAGCACGATCGGGTTCGCGATCTCTTCGCCGCGCGGGTCGACGGCTGGGAGCGGCCGGCGGCGCCGCGGACACTGACCGCGCCCACGCTGCATCCGGGCATTCACCTGGTCGCCAAGGCCCTCGAGCAGGTGCACCTCGTGCTCGGGTTCCCCGGCGTCGCCGACACCTCGCCCGAGCGCTATGCCCTCTACCTCCTCAACGACGTCATCGGCGGCAGCATGTCCTCGCGGTTGTTCCAGGAGGTGCGCGAGCGTCAGGCCCTGGTGTACTCCGTGCACTCTGGCACTCAGCCCTACCGCGACACCGGCCTGCTCTACGTGTACGCGGGGACGGAGCCGGCGAACTACGCCAAGGTGCTCCGCGCGGTGATGAAGGAAGTGCGGGCGATCAAGAAGGACGGGATCGCGGCCGAGGAGCTGCGCCGAGCCAAGGATCACTTGAAGGGCAATCTCATGCTCTCGCTGGAGTCCACCTCCAGCCGCATGAACCGCCTGGCGAAGCAGGAGCTCCGCTTCGGCTCTTTCCTCACGCTGGACGACATGCTCAGCGCGTTCGACGACGTCCGCCCCGAGGAGGTGGAGGCGCTGCTGCACCGCGTCTTCGACGAGGACCTCCTCACCCTGATGACGTTGGGGCCGGTCGACAAGCGCAACCTGCCTCGCGATATATTCGCGCGTTAA
- the purC gene encoding phosphoribosylaminoimidazolesuccinocarboxamide synthase, with translation MEKRDKIYEGKAKIVYTTDKPGLVIQYFKDDATAFNAEKRGTIVGKGVVNNRMSATIFERLGKARIPTHFMATLSDREMLCRRLDIIKIETIVRNVVAGSLAKRTGLPEGTAIRQPIVELYLKSDPLGDPMINDDHVRMLKLATPRELAWIKRTALRINTVLVPYLRKKQLLLVDFKLEFGRAGKTLLLGDEISPDTCRLWDATTREKLDKDRFRRDLGGVEEAYQEVYRRVVPQQ, from the coding sequence ATGGAAAAACGCGACAAGATCTACGAGGGCAAGGCCAAGATCGTCTACACGACCGACAAGCCGGGGCTCGTCATCCAGTACTTCAAGGACGACGCCACCGCGTTCAATGCCGAGAAGCGCGGCACGATCGTGGGCAAGGGCGTGGTGAACAACCGCATGTCGGCGACGATCTTCGAGCGCCTGGGCAAGGCGCGCATCCCCACCCACTTCATGGCCACCCTGTCGGACCGGGAGATGCTCTGCCGGCGGCTCGACATCATCAAGATCGAGACCATCGTGCGCAACGTGGTGGCGGGGAGCCTCGCCAAGCGCACGGGACTCCCCGAGGGCACCGCGATCCGTCAGCCGATCGTGGAGCTGTACCTCAAGTCCGATCCCCTGGGCGATCCCATGATCAACGACGACCACGTGCGGATGCTCAAGCTGGCCACCCCGCGCGAGCTGGCCTGGATCAAGCGGACCGCGCTCCGGATCAACACGGTGCTGGTGCCCTACCTCCGGAAGAAGCAGCTGCTCCTGGTGGACTTCAAGCTGGAGTTCGGCCGGGCCGGGAAGACGCTCCTCCTCGGCGACGAGATCAGCCCCGACACCTGCCGGCTCTGGGACGCGACCACCCGCGAAAAGCTCGACAAGGATCGCTTCCGGCGGGACCTCGGCGGAGTCGAAGAGGCGTATCAGGAAGTGTATCGCAGGGTCGTGCCGCAGCAGTGA